In Malus sylvestris chromosome 2, drMalSylv7.2, whole genome shotgun sequence, the genomic stretch TGCCCAAATGCACCACACTTGTAGcagccgccgccgccaccacctccaccaccaccgATACTCCCATTAGGGCAGGCCCTTGCCACGTGGCCATACCCACCGCAAGTAAAACAGCCACCACCAGCGGCTCCGCCACCACCACTGCCCTGACGGCAATCTCTAGCCATGTGCCCAGGCTCGCCGCAACTATAGCACCCATCACCACCGGAACCGCCTCCATTCCTCCGGTCACCGCCTCTCCATCCACCGCTAAATCCagaaccaccaccacctccgccGCGGCCACCAGAGTGACCGAAGCTCTCCTTCTTGTTACCGATCAATGGCGCACCGTCAGGGCCTGTCACATCGATGGCCTTGGTCTTGCCGTCATCGCCGAAGTCGATGAGGAACTCGACGGACTCACCCTCCGCGACGGTGCGGAATCCGTCGGATCTGATCGAGGACTGGTGGACGAAGAGGTCCTCGCCTCCGGCGTCGGGGGTGATGAAGCCGTAGCCCTTGACGTCGTTGAACCACCGCACCTTCCCGGTCGATCTCTCCTCAGCCATCGAAAAAGGTTAAAAGTTCCGATATGGATTTATGCGGAGCGTTTGAAAGCGAGAGAGAGACGGTGAGACTGTGAATATATataggaggagagagagttGCAGTGAAGGCAAAGGCAAATCTAAGGATGATTAGTATTTTATTAATGATAAATTTTATTCAAACCCAATTAGTGTCTTCATGCgattaaaaaattaagttgAGTTGCTACTTACTGCGGTttaatgatattcctctttatttAAGTGAGCTTAAATTCgatactacggtttagtgatataCCTCTTCATTTAAGTGAGCATAAGTTTGATTCTCGTTAAAAGCGAGTTTggaccatattattgctagtctattatGAGATTAAGTTCACTCAcctttttagtatatataatatcgtttgttaaaaaaaaaaatatttgcaaatagAATTAAtggttttaaataaaattttccctttaaGCAAAACCCTAAGACAGCCCTAATCCGTCTGAGGCCCTATTCTTAATTACCTTTGGGCATCTTTTTCTTTACGCTTTTTTTAATGATTCGATCTCCTGCTTCTCGATGTATTGTAACAAATCCTGTAACctctaattaattatttcctgTAAAATATTCTAGTTTTATTattgtttaattaaataaaaaattcgatTTGCCTTTTAAGATCTATCATTGGCGGCCAAGATTTTATGTTGGAATAGGAATAAATTTAGGTTGGATAAGCACACAATCAATGGGAATCTACTTTGTAGTTCAACAAATTTATCGTTGTACTTTAATCAAGCATAGATACACGTGGATCTATCAAATGTAGGGGGATGGAGGTAAGAGTCCATAAGGCGCTCCGATCAATGGCAGAGCCAACATAGGATCATTGGTTGTTTATGAttcaaacaacttaaaaacccgatatatatatttgcatgTGTATTTTATTTGACCCTATAAACAGTTAgggcaaactaaattacaacatcaTTCTActacttctatttttttctatcttgtcttccttttctctcttcttatgTCCGACTTTGTCGTGCCCACGAAATGCTCGAATGAAATGTCTCAGTTGACAAGCCTTGGCAGTCTTCAACATTACTCTACAATTTCTTGACAAGCCTCTACGTATCATAGTAATTGTTGACATATGTTGACATAAGCCTTAAGCAGATGTTGGCAAGAATTGACATGTTTTTACTAGGTGCTCAATGAAATAGTACATTGCAGTTTTTTTTGTCGAACTCATGACTCAATTATTTGAAAATCTTGGCTACGTCACTGGTTGGGAGCCTTTATATCAAAACCTTAAATGGAACTTAGGACCAATAAAGTTTGTCTTTACGTTTTTACCAAGTGCTCAACAAAATGGTCCAATGCAGTTTTATTTGTCGAAATCATGACCCCATTATTTGAAAATCCTGGCTACGCCACTGACTCAAATCACCTCATTCGTAAGATACTATTAAGAGGAATGCCAACTACCCTCGTTATTTGCCTtttgttatttacattttttacttGTTACTTGACACGTGTATTTCACTAACAAATTAAACTACATAATTCATACTTTTAAGGTGGAAAATTAGTGTTTACACTATACTTCACCAATCCTGAAATTACCGTGTATCGATGAACTTCATACCTTCAGGGCCTCACTGAATGATTCGTGCTGAGGCACCCTTGTGTTGAAGCACAACATTTTCTATCCaaccaggaggtcaatcacaacacaacatgtgtcaacatcagaataaAACGCATAAAGTCCCACATCAATCACAAACATAAGCGTGTAACTCTTCTCAACTACAAAAAGAGACTATTCtcattaggggtgggcacttagaaccgaaaaccgaaaccgaaacacgaaccaaatcaaaccgcaccgaacgatttggttttgcggttttgaacttgaaaccgaaccgcaacatagaaaacggtttggtttcggttttggcttttgaaaagcacaccgaaaccaaaccaaaccgcaaatattaataaacatttaattaaatggtcatattagattttatgttttaattggttgtttgttagaatccATACTTTTAGTATGGACTAAACCACAttagaatatcatcattcatcactttcttttgtttattaactcgaaggacctttgttattttataccatcacacacacacacatgtacaagggtggactaatcttgttatcaagagtcaaacaatgatctaatgaagtccactcatttgaagcatgatatcacatattctagtatgAAAGTTTCGCTCACgtttaatgaattcaaagttattcaacttgttttatgtTATACCTTGTATGGGACACccttttgttgcacaaacatattttaacatcacaactgcATGCAATTTACTAATTGTTTACATAACAAATGTCTTTTTCCTATTGCTAATgggaaatgcttattaatatgttaaattgcaaattatacattttttcttaaaaaccaaaccgaaaccattTGAAACCGTACCGAACCGAACCATAAAaaatttcggtttcggttttggtttcactcaaaaccgcaccgaaccaaaccgtgcccacccctaattctCATGCAATTAATCCCTAATCTTGATATTCTACTTAATTCACTATTAGAGTTCattaatgatgattatgcttaaACCATTGTATCATATAAAATTtataaggagaaattaggttctcatccttccttttgctactccattgattaaaatcctattcattttcaattttttatcaaggtccttagttattaataacatcattaattatttcaataataaaatatttttttatttctaaatatattcatttaatgttaaaaatgttacaattagtatatttttatttatgactaaattttttatcatatatttttagtttttgtttgtacccatttttaatttgtaattcttttttaacttgtaccaattttcttttcagttttaatttgtacccatatattaatttctttttgtgcccatattttttaaagtttatttgtatttgtacccatatatatttttttatttgtactttttattttgctaaatgtacccatgctaattatatgtacccattcatgtaagactttttaatcttaaaatgtactcattcttaaatataccaacttgttatatgtaaaatgtaccctcttttttttatatataaaatctattcaatttttttctaatccatttttaaacttatatgggtacattcgtttttctttgattttaaaatgtatccatgtcaagtttaatcaaagaaatttactaatattattaagcctaatatcttctttttttgtgattttgaagaatgtacccatgttttgatacaataaatttttttggttaattttgatgaatgtacccatgtttatatatatacacaatgtacccatgtttatatatatacacacacacaatagcatatttatattttaatatttttaatcccacaaattatggtttttttatttaaaatatcatttatataaacaactaaaatttctaatttttaatttaaaaaatatagtaacgtatataaaaataaattatcacgTTAATTTCAGGGACatcaatcaaaaattaaaaaccaacaaggtttcacttaaagaatattcataactaagaactgcatccaaagtctcccaatttataattttaatgcATTAATTATGTAGTTTAATTTGTTAGTGAAATACACATGTCAAGTGATGAGTAAGAAAGACAAATAGGAAAAGGGATATGGCAAAAGGTAGCTAGCATTCCTCTCACAAAAATATATGAACTCTTTATATTTTGGTTTTATCAGGCCTCACCCTACCGAATGTCTACTTCAAAAGAACGACATCAACATAACAATGTTATGAATTTAAAGCAATCACTGTTTTTTGTAGACAATTAAACTAacgttttaaaacaaaaaaaaacttacgACATGTTCACTTTCTTGAAATGAGAGAAGAGCAACATCGAGTATACAAGGTTTCCACTAAATTTGCACCctcataaataaaattattgtgGCCATTTTTTAATAGtataacacaaaagcttcattaaaatagaagggaaaaaaaaaggtaaagatGCAAAGACTTTCACCTATCTACATACTGCAGTGGCAATCTTTCAAGATTTCCTTGTTTTAtcgcaaagagagagagagagagagaaagagagagagagatttgtacAAATGACCAGAAATTAGTAGACTTCCACATTCCATTGCTCTGATTTCTTCAACTGCTTCTTGTAGTCCATCCAGTCAATGCCTGCAAAATTTATCAGAACACAAAAATATTCTATCAAAATTTTGTGAAGATTTCAGAGAGACGGACCGGCAACCCCACCACTGATCACATTGATAATGTCTCCAACTTGTATATTATCACTTACTAGCACAACATACGtgaggtttttaattttttatcacaaaACGCCTCTGTGCAATTGGTATTACAACCATTCGTTATATATTATACTTTGTTTTGTCAAATTTTCGACTTGggattttacatttttcaacaaATGCGAGCAATGCAATCTACAATCTTACCGTCTTTGGCAGCCAACGAGACCATGATGTCATCGATACCCTTCTCCATTCCCTTGAGACCACACATGTAGACGAAGGTGTTGTCTTTCTTGAGCAACTCCCATAGCTCTTCTGCATACTGAGCCATTCTGGTTTGGATGTACATCTTCTCACCCTTCTCGTTGGTTTGCTCTCTGCTGACGGCGAAGTCAAGCCTGAAGTTCTCGGGGGCCTTCTCCTTCATCTTCTCGAATTCCTGTATCCCACAAGTATTTCTTATCAAGTCAAGTTTTTGGCGAATTGAAAAGGATTGACTTAGAATTAAGAAAATCTTGAGTCTTGGCATATCTTACCTCCTTGTAGAGCAGTGAGCTACTTGTAGGAACACCCAAGAAGAGCCATGCCAAACCATTGAACTACACGCAATGTCAAAATTTGATCGTTCGTTAGACAAGGAGCCAATCAAAGAACAAATGAGAATTCATCGGTCATATATGCACTTGAAGAATGTTTTATGAGTGTTCTATTTTCATGTGCGGTGGGCTGGAGTGTTCTATGTCCGAAAGTGTCTGAAGGAGATAACCTAGCAGTAATGCTTACCTTGTAGTCTTCGTGCTTCTCAAAGAACATTTTCCACAAGAATGCTCTAAAAGGAGCAATTCCAGTTCCAGTTGCAAGCTGCACTAGTAAAGAAATTTCAGAAAACCAACACTACTCACACGGggtaaaacatttgatgatcgAGTGGTCTTCCTAAATACATAATATGGCAAGTACTTATACCATGATGACGGTTGCATTAGGGTCTTTTGGCATAAGCATTTCTTTTCCAACTGGTCCGGTGATCGTCACTTCACTTGCGGGCTTCAAGTCACCTGAAACACGGAAAATTTATAACAAGATGTTCTGATTTTGTGGTCAAGAACAAATTGGTTTTTCTTAGTGCCTCAATGGAATAATAACTTTGTAGAAGTAGAGATCTGTGTGCTCACACAAAAAGTTTGAACACACTCCTTTAACAATTTCGCCTGCGTCATTGGTGTACACGAGACGTTTCACACACAGAGAAACCTGGATGAGGCAATCAGATTTCGGATCAACGAAACGTGTTTACTAATTGCCTAAAGTTGCAGCATTTCGTGTTAAAATGGCAGCATATTCACATCAATTTGGTAAACAACATGAGCAGAAAATCCAATGGATTGTACATATGATTGGAACAGTGTAAAACTCACAGTCTTGGAGTCTCCAAAGTCACCGAGGGCGCTGCTGGCAATTGAGTACAACCTCAGCTTGTGAGGCTTCCCATTTTTGTCAACACCTTCTGGAATAACTCCAATGGACTGCCCTTCTCTGTAGGGCACCTCTCCTACAAGCGAATACAAGTGAGGGTAGTTGTAAATCACTAGTTCAAGACGAAAACGAATTGGGAAATATGCACAAATAGAACCGGTTACACATTTTTCCGCACATTAGAATCGGGACACAATAAACATAATAAACACACAATAAGCACTTAAGCAGTCATGATAATATAAATCACTTTAGTGTCCCTCGAGTtctattatttattaaaaatttgttaGGGGTATTTGTGCATATTTCCAAACGAAATTATTAGGCTTGGGACATACCCTCTGTGCTGAAGACCATGTGCCAGGTCTCACCAGGCGCATCATCACCAGTGATCCTAGTGTTGAGGAGGACTCTGGCAATGTACGGATTCTTGGGCTTGTACTTGTTGACAACCACCCCTTCATCTTGCTTCTTGGATTCCTTCACAACCTTGGCAGGTGGCGCAGTCTCGGTGGTGGTCACCTGGGCTCTGATGGATACCACTCTCCCACCAGCATTGCTGTTGTACAAAGGAACCTGAAGAAACCAACAACAACCCATGTCACATTATTTTGTTTCGTACAAGCGGTATTCTACACTAATTTCATCTAAACTAGACGAAGCGAACTCGAACTTGGTCCCCAAGTGATTGATTTACCAGGACCTGAAAGTTTTTACCTTCTTGAGGGTGATTCTGTCAGGTGAGATTAAGGAGGTCCTGGTGGGGAGGGAGGAGGACTTGGAGGAGGGGAAGGAGACAGCAGCAGTTACAGCTGCAGCCATGGTTGTGGAGTTAAAATGCTGAGGAAGCAGAAGAGGGAGATGAAATAAAAGAGAAGCAAAAGTTCGATGCTTGATGAGAAAATTGGATTTTTTTGGTGGGTTTTGGATTAAAGATTGGTGGTAGAGATTTGACGGCCAATGCAGTGGCGGATGAGAGGATAAGTCTTTTTGTGTAATGTACGACTCTCACCcaactttgattttgtttttttagaataatttaaCGAAAATTTTCGATACTGTTCATTgaaacgaaaaattatatttttaacctaaaaaatcaattctgatactatttattttatctttgattttatctttattgttaaaactcaaagtttttaaatcttttttattaatttttctttttttttattcacaaaCAATGCAACACCCAAGTTTTGTTGTATAGGCtgagggctggtttggtattgctgtgcttcaaaaaaagctgctgtgagaataagcggttgtgaaaaaaatcagcatagtgtttggtaaacttttttgtaaaagtgcttttgaaaaaaaaaaaaaagcaatctgatagtgggtcttttcattaaaggagcactgtaactccgtgtgctttgaaaaaaaaaatcagttttccaaagctacaaatagcagtttcagctttttcctttgatttcagcttattctcacagcagcttccaaaataaaccttctttttttcagtttaccaaacacctaaaactctcacagctttttttcatgggtgttttttttttaagcacctcactcccaaaccacccctgaGACCCCTGTCAAAAGATGATTGTGACTTTGGTCACATACTATACAAGTGTATTACTACATAACATAAGTACTTTGTACAAATGGACATCGTAATTTTGAAGAATGCAAGCTACCTTCTTCATTTTGTTTCGTTTGTTCTGCTATCTAATTTGGTTATCAAAATCATCTATTTTCTATTTAATCCTTTTTTAGGTAAAGATTAGAAATTGATTAAACGTCTAGTTTATCAAATAAATGAATGAATATTGAGTTTGTCACTAAAATTATCACAGTGCTGAGCAAATGACAGAGAACtttttatttggtttgttttttttttttgcaaatttgACCTTTTGTTTAAAggtattttaacgaaaaactcttagtactgttcactttaatgaaaaatcatatttttacacttaaaagtcaattatggtaatattaactttaccatttattttgtccttatcgttaaaactcacgATTTTCAAAcgattttcattagttttccttttgtttaATGACTTGAAATTGAACGACCCAATCATCGAATAACAttgcggggggggggggaaagaaAGTACCTATTTAGAGACTCATCACTAATTTTGAACACTCAtttagaaactttaaaacaataCTCGTGTTGAAAATGTTGGTGAGTTAATGAATGCCCACACAGTAATGTTGAAACTATTGGTGGATTAATGAATGCCCACACATTAATGTGGACTTGGGAAATGAATGAGGATTGTATTTTCAAAAGGTGTGTACTGTAAATTTCAAAGTGTAATCATTACGCTTGTTtggagttgctctataaataaagCGCTCCGTGTGTTATCAAAATACactgagaagaagaaaagatcaATAACATTAGTATCTATCCCTccctcttttatttgtcatctccttgtgttatagttacagtgtgatattttacactTGTTTTGCTCATGTCACTAGTAAATGTTATCTTTCTAACTTTTGTCTATTTATAacaaatcagatttttaaacaATATATTATCCATGATAGGAGGTTCTTATAGTATAATCTCTAAATATaggaactaaaataaaaaatccttaaaaaaattgtttgcaATGGAAAGAGTCTCAGAAGCTCGAAGACGATTTCGACAATTTCACCATCAACGACCTGGACAATTTCAGTGTCGCTTCATCATTCTTCACGTGCACGTCATGTGCCCATCCTCCTCGCTCCGGGTCGACCAAGGATTTGCTGTTCCTTTGTTTGTGTCTCATGCTGTCTCTTTGCTAATATTGTAACACATGTCTGATGACTTAATTGAGAGATAACtgtgttaaattttttatttgccatttaaaaattaaaaaaaaaatctggaaaACGATGAAATACTTACGCGTGAGCAAAGTAAATTTGGCGTCAATCTTCTTCTCAATCTCGATTATCATCTTCACACCCTATCCAAGTGAGAGATTAATAGAAAAATGACAAGGGTGAAGGATCGGTCTTCCTGTAATTCGTACAATTTGGGGGGCAAGCATCAATCCCAGCCTATCCAAGTGAGAGATTAATAGAAAAATGACAAGGGTGAAGGATCGGTCTTCCTGTAATTCGTACAATTTGGGGGGCAAGCATCAATCCCAGTATATGAATATTGAACCCTCCATGCCCACTTTCATCTCTTGTTCACTCCCTCTGCTACCGTCTCATATCATATGCCTCTTTCATGGtttgtttttgtaaaaaaaaaatcagtacaAAGAATGTTTGACAATTTATCAGTGTCCTGAAGATATGTTATGATTTAGTTAACAGAGCTATTTTTTAATCAACTGGTATCTATAGTCATTTGTTTTCTCCACATCATTCAAATGCAAGGCTATACGGTTGCTTTCTAccctaaggtcatctccaaccgaaaggtCTCGAGGGCCAGATAGTATAAAATAGCCCGaaaccgtctccaactgagggataggccagagggcttgtgggccccatgaaatttgaaagggccaaagggctggctaGAAATTTAAGAATTGCTGTTAAATATAACCGACATCATTTAATCATGTCGGTTATCCGACAGGAATTCTTAAACAAATTTTTGAATCCAACAGCTAGTTGATGCTAattaccgttggattcaaaaaaaaaaatttgggccaatttttttttttttaattcttgaaa encodes the following:
- the LOC126604297 gene encoding cold shock protein 2-like, which encodes MAEERSTGKVRWFNDVKGYGFITPDAGGEDLFVHQSSIRSDGFRTVAEGESVEFLIDFGDDGKTKAIDVTGPDGAPLIGNKKESFGHSGGRGGGGGGSGFSGGWRGGDRRNGGGSGGDGCYSCGEPGHMARDCRQGSGGGGAAGGGCFTCGGYGHVARACPNGSIGGGGGGGGGGCYKCGAFGHLARDCATGGGSGGAGACYSCGAYGHMARDCSSGGGDGGARGGGRYGFSSGSGCYNCGEAGHFAKECSNPPNAKA
- the LOC126605108 gene encoding ferredoxin--NADP reductase, leaf isozyme, chloroplastic-like yields the protein MAAAVTAAVSFPSSKSSSLPTRTSLISPDRITLKKVPLYNSNAGGRVVSIRAQVTTTETAPPAKVVKESKKQDEGVVVNKYKPKNPYIARVLLNTRITGDDAPGETWHMVFSTEGEVPYREGQSIGVIPEGVDKNGKPHKLRLYSIASSALGDFGDSKTVSLCVKRLVYTNDAGEIVKGVCSNFLCDLKPASEVTITGPVGKEMLMPKDPNATVIMLATGTGIAPFRAFLWKMFFEKHEDYKFNGLAWLFLGVPTSSSLLYKEEFEKMKEKAPENFRLDFAVSREQTNEKGEKMYIQTRMAQYAEELWELLKKDNTFVYMCGLKGMEKGIDDIMVSLAAKDGIDWMDYKKQLKKSEQWNVEVY